In the genome of Populus nigra chromosome 9, ddPopNigr1.1, whole genome shotgun sequence, one region contains:
- the LOC133703781 gene encoding protein S40-5-like, with translation MAKGRRLTTSRSERLLGSNYSYGNGQVPIVNEVSELGEEDVWSMVDDTADRSDSAVSNSNGAWNPRAELESSFDHMSISGGRRRIPRDDRNMGGLSLAFEDSSSGGNKTASSRIVHQFRGNDLVASASPRHMATSAPVNVPDWSKIYRVNSVESLHDSDDGIDDQESEMVPPHEYLAREYARSRKTGGASVVEGVGRTLKGRDMRRVRDAVWSQTGFDG, from the coding sequence ATGGCCAAGGGCAGGAGACTAACAACAAGTCGCAGTGAACGATTGTTAGGGAGTAACTACAGCTATGGCAACGGCCAAGTCCCGATCGTGAACGAGGTGTCCGAGCTGGGTGAGGAAGATGTGTGGTCGATGGTGGACGACACGGCTGACCGGAGTGACAGTGCTGTTAGTAATTCGAACGGTGCGTGGAATCCACGCGCAGAACTTGAGAGTAGTTTCGATCACATGTCTATCAGTGGAGGCCGCCGTAGAATCCCACGAGATGACCGCAACATGGGTGGGCTGTCCTTGGCCTTCGAAGATTCCTCTTCTGGGGGCAACAAAACAGCCTCCTCGAGAATCGTGCACCAGTTTCGTGGGAACGATCTCGTGGCATCGGCGTCACCTCGTCACATGGCCACATCAGCTCCCGTGAACGTGCCTGATTGGAGCAAGATTTATCGAGTTAACTCGGTTGAGTCGTTGCATGACTCGGATGACGGGATCGACGATCAGGAGTCCGAGATGGTCCCCCCGCACGAATACTTGGCGCGTGAGTATGCACGGAGCAGGAAAACAGGCGGTGCCTCCGTGGTCGAGGGTGTTGGCCGGACATTAAAGGGCCGCGACATGAGGCGCGTGCGTGATGCAGTGTGGAGCCAGACCGGGTTTGATGGCTGA
- the LOC133703416 gene encoding calcium-dependent protein kinase-like — protein sequence MGCCGSKENAPTPDVNGYRGPATGYPRQTNQQQQPQYHQSQQKVTVPQFQTQNPPTRPQQTQQQTPPTRPQQTQQQTPTRPVPDTILGKPFEDIKQHYTLGKELGRGQFGVTYLCTENSTGHTYACKSILKRKLVNKNDREDMKREVHIMQDLSGQPNIVEFRGAYEDRQSVHLVMELCAGGELFDRIIAKGHYSERDAAKICREIVNVVHACHFMGVMHRDLKPENFLLSSKAEGAKLKATDFGLSVFIEEGKVYRDIVGSAYYVAPEVLRRSYGKEIDIWSAGVILYILLSGVPPFWAENEKGIFDAILQGDIDFESDPWPSISNSAKDLVRRMLTQDPKKRITSTQVLEHPWIKEGGADKPLDSAVLSRMKQFRAMNKLKKLALKVIAENLSEEEIKGLKTMFTNMDTDKSGTITYEELKTGLARLGSKLSEAEVKQLMEAADVDGNGSIDYIEFISATMHRYKLERDEHLYKAFQYFDKDSSGYITRDELESAMKEYGMGDEATIKEIIAEVDADNDGKINYEEFCAMMRSGTQHAGKLF from the exons ATGGGTTGTTGTGGTAGCAAAGAAAATGCTCCAACACCAGATGTTAATGGTTATAGAGGACCAGCAACTGGATATCCCAGGCAAACCAATCAACAACAACAGCCTCAATACCATCAAAGCCAACAGAAAGTCACAGTCCCTCAATTTCAGACACAAAACCCACCAACAAGACCTCAACAGACACAACAACAAACCCCACCAACAAGACCTCAACAGACACAACAACAAACCCCAACAAGGCCAGTTCCTGATACTATACTTGGCAAGCCTTTTGAAGACATCAAGCAACACTATACTCTTGGAAAAGAATTGGGTAGAGGTCAGTTTGGTGTTACTTATTTGTGCACGGAGAATTCAACTGGTCACACATATGCTTGCAAGTCAATATTGAAGAGGAAGTTAGTGAATAAGAACGATAGAGAGGATATGAAAAGAGAGGTTCATATCATGCAGGACTTGTCGGGGCAGCCAAATATTGTTGAATTTAGAGGGGCTTATGAGGATAGGCAATCTGTGCATCTTGTTATGGAGCTTTGTGCAGGTGGGGAGCTTTTCGATAGGATTATAGCAAAAGGGCATTATTCAGAGAGAGATGCTGCTAAGATTTGTAGGGAGATAGTGAATGTGGTACATGCTTGTCATTTTATGGGAGTGATGCATAGAGATCTCAAGCCTGAGAATTTCTTGCTGTCTAGCAAAGCTGAGGGCGCTAAACTGAAGGCAACTGATTTTGGGTTGTCTGTGTTCATTGAGGAAG GTAAAGTTTACCGTGATATAGTGGGCAGTGCATATTATGTTGCTCCTGAAGTATTGCGCCGTAGTTATGGAAAGGAAATAGACATCTGGAGTGCAGGAGTTATTTTGTATATTCTACTCAGTGGTGTACCTCCCTTTTGGGCTG aaaatgaaaagggaatATTTGATGCCATTCTACAAGGAGATATTGACTTTGAAAGTGACCCATGGCCTTCAATATCTAACAGTGCAAAAGATCTTGTCAGGAGGATGTTGACTCAGGATCCTAAAAAGCGAATCACTTCTACACAAGTTCTTG AGCATCCATGGATTAAGGAAGGAGGTGCTGACAAGCCATTAGATAGTGCTGTTCTCTCTAGAATGAAACAATTCAGGGCAATGAATAAGCTTAAGAAGCTTGCTTTGAag GTTATTGCTGAAAATCTTTctgaagaagaaattaaaggtcTTAAAACAATGTTCACAAACATGGACACTGACAAGAGTGGCACCATCACCTATGAAGAACTGAAGACAGGTTTGGCTCGACTCGGGTCAAAGCTCTCTGAAGCTGAAGTAAAGCAACTCATGGAAGCT GCTGATGTGGATGGAAATGGATCTATTGACTACATTGAGTTTATCTCTGCTACTATGCATAGATATAAGTTAGAAAGAGATGAACACCTATACAAAGCATTTCAGTACTTTGATAAGGACAGCAGTGG GTATATAACAAGGGATGAATTAGAATCGGCAATGAAGGAATATGGAATGGGAGATGAAGCCACCATAAAGGAAATAATTGCCGAGGTGGATGCAGATAAT GATGGGAAGATCAACTACGAAGAATTCTGTGCAATGATGAGAAGTGGAACTCAGCATGCAGGAAAGCTTTTTTAA